AGGCTCGGTTGCACCCACACTCCCTGGATCTGTGCCACTCCCCCGCCGACGACGCCCACCTCTGCCTTGAAGACGATGTCGCGCTTGCCTCCCACATCGCCGAACATGACGTAACTGCGGCCGGCCCTAATGAGGTGCGCCAAACGCTCTTCATACGCCTCCCGGCCATGCTCGAGAGGGTCATATCCCACCTCGCCAAGAAACATGTGTGCTGCGGCCGGTAGGAGTTGCGGGTAATCGGCCATGGACGCTCGCCGCAGCGGCTCGCCCTCCCCTAAGGGTTCCTTGACGGGCTCGGGGTCTCGGCGCATCACCATCGAGACCTGGCTAGGCCGCAACTGTCTGGCTGGCCCCCACCACTGCTCGATTCTTCCCCAGAGGTCGAGCGTCAGTTCCGCCTCGCCGACCAGCGCCGCTGGCCTGCTCAGACGACCGACGACGGCCGCGGCGACTTCCGCCCTGGCGTCGTCTTTGTGCTCCTCGGCCGTCGGAAGAACGGCCGTCAGGTTAGCCCCTGACCACAGCACGCCCGCAAGGTCCGACGAGATGCGCCCGCGCCGCCTCACTACCCACAGGCCCGTCGGCACGATTCCTGCACGCACTGCGGTCTCGAGGTGCATCGCCGGCACCACGTTCGCGACGGGGTCCGTCGCGCACAGTTCTCGTGCGGCGCCGACATCGCGGCGTTGCGCTGGAGCCAGCGAATACTGGCCCCTGCGCAACAGCGAGTCGGTCATCCCGCCGTAACCACCTGAGGTGCACCGCCCTCAACAGGTTCCATCGTGGCTGCGATCTTCATGGCCTCTTCAATGAGTACCTCGACAATGTCTTTCTCAGGGACGGTCTTGATGACCTCCCCCTTCACAAAGATTTGGCCCTTGCCGTTCCCCGAGGCGACTCCGAGGTCTGCTTCTCGTGCCTCGCCCGGACCATTCACCACGCAGCCCATGACGGCGACGCGCAGCGGCACCTCCATGCCTTCGAGCCCTGCCGTCACCTTTTCCGCAAGTTCGTAGACGTCCACTTGCGCGCGTCCGCACGATGGGCACGAGACGATCTCGAGTTTGCGCGGGCGCAGGTTGAGGCTCTGGAGGATCTGAATGCCCACCTTCACCTCTTCAACTGGGGGTGCGGACAGAGACACGCGAATGGTGTCGCCGATGCCCTTACTCAGCAGCGCTCCAAAGGCGGTGGCTGACTTGATCGTGCCCTGGAATGCGGGGCCTGCCTCGGTGACGCCGAGGTGCAAGGGCCAGTCGCCGCGTTCCGACAGCATCTCGTAGGCGCGCACCATCACGACGGGGTCGTTGTGCTTGACCGAGATCTTGAAGTCGTGGAAGTCATGCTCCTCGAACAGGCTCGCTTCCCATACCGCCGACTCCACGAGGGCTTCTGGTGTGGCCTTGCCGTACTTCTTGAGCAGCCGCGGGTCGAGGGATCCTGCGTTCACGCCGATCCGAATCGACGTCCCGTGATCTTTCGCTGCTTGAGCGATTTCCTTCACCTGGTCGTCGAACTTCTTGATGTTGCCAGGGTTCACACGTACCGCGGCACAGCCTGCTTCGATCGCCGCAAAGACGTACTTGGGTTGAAAGTGGATGTCGGCTATGACGGGGATATTCGACTTCTTCGCGATGGCGGGCAGCGCGTCGGCGTCGTCCTGCGTCGGACAGGCCACCCGCACGATGTCGCAACCAGACGCGG
The Demequina sp. TMPB413 DNA segment above includes these coding regions:
- a CDS encoding GNAT family N-acetyltransferase is translated as MTDSLLRRGQYSLAPAQRRDVGAARELCATDPVANVVPAMHLETAVRAGIVPTGLWVVRRRGRISSDLAGVLWSGANLTAVLPTAEEHKDDARAEVAAAVVGRLSRPAALVGEAELTLDLWGRIEQWWGPARQLRPSQVSMVMRRDPEPVKEPLGEGEPLRRASMADYPQLLPAAAHMFLGEVGYDPLEHGREAYEERLAHLIRAGRSYVMFGDVGGKRDIVFKAEVGVVGGGVAQIQGVWVQPSLRGKGYGSVGMSQLVERVRKDHAPAVSLYVNDFNEAAIGAYESAGFERVGTFATVMF
- the ispG gene encoding flavodoxin-dependent (E)-4-hydroxy-3-methylbut-2-enyl-diphosphate synthase — encoded protein: MTSIGLGMPAMPAPTLAPRRKTRKIKVGDLYVGGDAPISVQSMTTTKTEDINSTLQQIAELTASGCDIVRVACPTQDDADALPAIAKKSNIPVIADIHFQPKYVFAAIEAGCAAVRVNPGNIKKFDDQVKEIAQAAKDHGTSIRIGVNAGSLDPRLLKKYGKATPEALVESAVWEASLFEEHDFHDFKISVKHNDPVVMVRAYEMLSERGDWPLHLGVTEAGPAFQGTIKSATAFGALLSKGIGDTIRVSLSAPPVEEVKVGIQILQSLNLRPRKLEIVSCPSCGRAQVDVYELAEKVTAGLEGMEVPLRVAVMGCVVNGPGEAREADLGVASGNGKGQIFVKGEVIKTVPEKDIVEVLIEEAMKIAATMEPVEGGAPQVVTAG